CCTGTGCCCATCATCCACGGGGAAGCTCTCGCTGGAACATACTGGAAGAGACTTGGAAGTGGAAATATCTTAAAAATGAGCAAACAGGAAAacttctgagtgacagcaacAGAGAAGCAGCCAACAttcccacagctcctgcctgcagcgCTGCCATGGGGTGTCCCTCTGACACTGACTTGCTCAGCAGTACTGGGACATtaggcaggagcagcagcctcAAAAGGACTCGCATTAAGGCACAGCGTTATGGGAATTACCCAACACTTTGGGCTGAGGCCAAAGCTCGACCGCCAACAGacttttcctctgcagtttcATGCTTCCACCGCGTCGCAGATGAAGATTTGGGAGAAGCGTTTGCACAGCCTGACAAAGCTCTGCCAAATCTTTGCTCCATGCAATGTCCTAAAGGGGAGAATGACTGCAGGTAAGCAAGTGCATGGTGTGATGCACCCTCCCCAGGGCTGCCCACATTACAGGTAGGGGTGAGGTTCAttagcagcagcatcctgctgccagGGCAAGGAGAAGAGCTGAGGTGACAAAGCAGCACAAGAATCAATGCAAGATGTGGATTTTCCCTTTCTAGAAATTAAAGTACTTGCTAATTGTTTGGCCCTAAGGGCATTGAGCAGTTACCAGATGGAAAGAAAGCCTCTATTCCTGATGCTCTTTGTTGAACCACATGAGATGTCTTGTGCATAAATCCCTCTGGCAGCACTTTGTTATCACACACTCagcttcttccctcccctccctcttccTTCCGCTGTCACACTCACGGGCAGGTCCAGGATCTCCATCCCAGTGCCAGAATTTGCCTGTAGAGCTTTGAGGACCCCACAGCATCCTTTGTTCTGCATGGGATTTCTGCTCATCTGAAGTCGGGAATGAAAACAGCAGGAGGATGCACAACAGCTCTTCCCATCCCCAACATATTTTTCCTTGGCTCCAGTTTGCCTCTTGAGCCTGGACTTGGCACAAAACTGACGGCCTCCCCCAGCAAGAGCAAACCATCAGCCACAAGTTAAAGCCTCCTCATGGCAAAGTTACTCACCTTAAGGATCTTCAGAGTCTTGTTTTCTCTCAGACCGGCTGCAAGTCGCAGAGCTCCTTCCACTGAAATACGGTTATTGCTGAAAGCAGATGGATGGCAGGAGTCACACGCTGAGCTGCAGGACCTCCATACCCACACAGCCAGGCTGATACAAGACTATGCAGCACCCAGTGCTCTGGCAAAGGATATGTAACCTCCTGTTGCACCCAGTGCTGAAAACAAGTCCAGAGGGAATTCATGGCAGTTCCCTGCTACCATCTTTGTTTGCTCTTCTTGGTCACTTTCTTGGGACCACTTCCATCAGTTATATTAACGACCACAAACTTCCATCAGTTATATTAACAACCACAAACATGTCGAGGTCTCAGCTTCTTGGCCACCTTGCTTCCACTGCTGTTTCACCACCACTCCAGCCCTAAGCACATCTCCCTACAGGTCATGAGCTGAACAGAGGCCACGGTCCAATCCTTGCCCCAAACATCACATCTTTCTCTCATACCTCACTGCTGTAGCTTCTGGAGAGCGGGAGAAAACATGCAGCAGGATGAGAGTCTGGCTCACCTTACATTGAGCTCCTCCAGCACACTGTTGGCTCGCAGAGCCTCTCCCAAGGCAGCTGCTCCACTGTTGCCAAAGCCATTGTAGGAAACATCCAGCACCTTGAGGAACACGTTTGCCTGTGGCACGACATAGACATTCAATTTAAAATCTAGTTACTAAAAGAAGCTGCTTTCTTTGAGCAGAATAAGAACTGGATGTGGAATTACAAAGCAACTTCTGTATTGATTTGGGAACCAGAAGCGCAAGGAAACAATTCAAAGCATTCATGGTACCAAGTTGGACTCTAAAAAGGGAAAGAGCTGGAGgtggagaaatgaaaacatatgTGTGTCAGTAAACAAGGAATGATTTCACTGCCTGGGTTCCAAGGTCTGTGTGATCCCGGATCATAGACAAACATCACATGATGACATCGATGCTCATACAGACAAATAGAGCTTCATGTTAGACGTCAGCATTTAAAACAGGAGTGAAAACATTTCCTACCCCCAAGCCTTTGGCCAAAGCAGCTCCCCCCTCGCTGCGGAAATGGTTCCAGCTgattttcagttcctttaatCCGATGTTTTCTGCTATTGCCACTCCAAGAACTTCACCTTGAGTAAAACACACAGTGCCAAACAGCTGGAGAGTTAAAACAGCT
This sequence is a window from Excalfactoria chinensis isolate bCotChi1 chromosome 16, bCotChi1.hap2, whole genome shotgun sequence. Protein-coding genes within it:
- the LRRC74B gene encoding leucine-rich repeat-containing protein 74B isoform X2, with product MLEKLILHTAVDLSDNKMGTEGAKAISAMLLENTTVEVLQLSGNEFDDHAAKYLADAITANSKVQVLDLSYNKLGDKAGEVLGVAIAENIGLKELKISWNHFRSEGGAALAKGLGANVFLKVLDVSYNGFGNSGAAALGEALRANSVLEELNVSNNRISVEGALRLAAGLRENKTLKILKMSRNPMQNKGCCGVLKALQANSGTGMEILDLPDIAWSKDLAELCQAVQTLLPNLHLRRGGSMKLQRKSLLAVELWPQPKVLGNSHNAVP
- the LRRC74B gene encoding leucine-rich repeat-containing protein 74B isoform X3; this encodes MGTEGAKAISAMLLENTTVEVLQLSGNEFDDHAAKYLADAITANSKVQVLDLSYNKLGDKAGEVLGVAIAENIGLKELKISWNHFRSEGGAALAKGLGANVFLKVLDVSYNGFGNSGAAALGEALRANSVLEELNVSNNRISVEGALRLAAGLRENKTLKILKMSRNPMQNKGCCGVLKALQANSGTGMEILDLPDIAWSKDLAELCQAVQTLLPNLHLRRGGSMKLQRKSLLAVELWPQPKVLGNSHNAVP
- the LRRC74B gene encoding leucine-rich repeat-containing protein 74B isoform X1; this encodes MVPPDDLIMVFPSPAVDLSDNKMGTEGAKAISAMLLENTTVEVLQLSGNEFDDHAAKYLADAITANSKVQVLDLSYNKLGDKAGEVLGVAIAENIGLKELKISWNHFRSEGGAALAKGLGANVFLKVLDVSYNGFGNSGAAALGEALRANSVLEELNVSNNRISVEGALRLAAGLRENKTLKILKMSRNPMQNKGCCGVLKALQANSGTGMEILDLPDIAWSKDLAELCQAVQTLLPNLHLRRGGSMKLQRKSLLAVELWPQPKVLGNSHNAVP